In Streptomyces sp. NBC_00569, a single genomic region encodes these proteins:
- a CDS encoding GntR family transcriptional regulator, whose protein sequence is MDYPNDQAPGAPVRAGIPEHGRIPKYYAVKAHVSALLDELGEGEPLPTERDLALRFEVARETVRQALRELLLEGRLRRRGRATVVAGPKLEQPLSMASYTEGVRRQGRRPGRTLIGLDRFPCPPALAGEIEVERGEPVWHMERVLLADDERVGLESTYVAVARMPRLDVDFDPDSSFYTYVHERLGIEFGSADERIETVLATPREALLIGTPPALPMLLIHRVSSDTSGRPTERVRTLYRGDRFSFTTRLDN, encoded by the coding sequence GTGGATTACCCGAACGACCAGGCACCTGGCGCACCCGTACGCGCCGGCATCCCCGAGCACGGCCGCATCCCGAAGTACTACGCGGTCAAGGCCCATGTCTCCGCGCTCCTCGACGAGCTGGGCGAGGGCGAGCCGCTGCCCACCGAGCGGGACCTGGCCCTGCGCTTCGAGGTGGCGCGCGAGACCGTGCGCCAGGCGCTGCGCGAGCTGCTGCTCGAAGGGCGCCTGCGCCGCCGGGGCAGGGCGACGGTCGTGGCCGGGCCCAAGCTGGAGCAGCCGCTGTCGATGGCCAGCTACACCGAGGGCGTGCGCCGCCAGGGCCGCCGCCCGGGACGCACGCTCATCGGCCTCGACCGTTTCCCGTGCCCGCCCGCCCTCGCCGGCGAGATCGAGGTCGAGCGGGGCGAGCCGGTGTGGCACATGGAGCGTGTGCTGCTCGCCGACGACGAGCGCGTCGGTCTGGAGAGCACCTATGTCGCCGTGGCGCGGATGCCTCGCCTCGACGTCGACTTCGACCCGGACTCGTCCTTCTACACGTATGTGCACGAGCGGCTCGGGATCGAGTTCGGGTCCGCCGACGAGCGCATCGAGACCGTGCTGGCCACCCCGCGCGAGGCCCTCCTGATCGGCACGCCGCCCGCCCTGCCGATGCTTCTCATCCACCGGGTGTCCTCCGACACGAGCGGCCGGCCCACGGAAAGGGTGCGGACGCTTTACCGGGGGGACCGGTTCTCGTTCACCACGCGTTTGGACAACTGA
- a CDS encoding heme-degrading domain-containing protein, with protein MSAPTVEEIEEQERRLVLPKFGHEDAWELGSLLVELARERKAPVAIDITRGGQQLFHAALPGSTPDNDAWIARKRRVVERYACSSLLVGTRFRAKGTTFEDSSRLDPDTYAAHGGAFPLAVEGAGVIGAVVVSGLPQLEDHALVVKALDLFVAG; from the coding sequence GTGAGCGCGCCGACGGTCGAGGAGATCGAGGAGCAGGAGCGCCGCCTGGTCCTGCCGAAGTTCGGTCACGAGGACGCCTGGGAGCTGGGCTCGCTGCTCGTCGAGCTGGCCAGGGAGCGCAAGGCGCCGGTGGCGATCGACATCACGCGCGGCGGCCAGCAGCTCTTCCACGCGGCGCTCCCGGGCTCGACCCCGGACAACGACGCCTGGATCGCCCGCAAGCGCCGCGTCGTGGAGCGCTACGCCTGCTCGTCGCTGCTGGTCGGGACCCGTTTCCGGGCGAAGGGCACCACGTTCGAGGACTCGTCCAGGCTCGACCCGGACACCTACGCGGCGCACGGCGGCGCGTTCCCGCTGGCCGTCGAGGGCGCGGGAGTCATCGGAGCGGTGGTGGTATCCGGTCTCCCCCAGCTGGAGGACCACGCGCTGGTGGTCAAGGCCCTGGACCTCTTCGTCGCGGGCTAG
- a CDS encoding Gfo/Idh/MocA family oxidoreductase, whose product MAGTTGSPLRVGLVGYGLAGSVFHAPLIAATDGLVLDTVVTSNPERQAQARASFGDGIRCAATPDELWARADELDLIVIASPNKTHVPIATAALKAGLPVVVDKPIAGTAAEARELAALAEERGLLLSVFQNRRWDNDFLTLQSLIAQGDLGDVWRFESRFERWRPQLKGGWRESGDPEEIGGLLYDLGSHVVDQALVLFGPAVSVHAESDVRRAGAAADDDTFIAITHANGVRSHLYVSATTAQLGPRFRVLGSQAGYVKYGLDPQEAVLREGTIPAAGEPWGVEPESMWGRIGSGESPVTGGGRAVETLPGAYPAYYAAVAAALRGTGENPVTAEQAAAALDVLEAARRSARDGVTVAL is encoded by the coding sequence ATGGCTGGGACCACCGGCTCCCCCCTCCGCGTCGGTCTCGTCGGCTACGGCCTGGCGGGCTCCGTCTTCCACGCCCCGCTGATCGCCGCGACCGACGGCCTCGTGCTCGACACGGTCGTCACCTCGAACCCGGAGCGCCAGGCGCAGGCCCGCGCCTCCTTCGGTGACGGCATCCGCTGCGCGGCCACCCCCGACGAGCTGTGGGCGCGGGCCGACGAGCTCGACCTGATCGTCATCGCCTCCCCGAACAAGACGCACGTACCGATCGCGACGGCCGCCCTCAAGGCGGGCCTCCCGGTCGTCGTCGACAAGCCGATCGCCGGCACCGCCGCCGAGGCGCGCGAGCTGGCGGCGCTCGCCGAGGAGCGCGGCCTGCTGCTCTCGGTCTTCCAGAACCGCCGCTGGGACAACGACTTCCTGACGCTGCAGAGCCTGATCGCGCAGGGCGATCTCGGTGACGTCTGGCGCTTCGAGTCGCGCTTCGAGCGCTGGCGGCCGCAGCTCAAGGGCGGCTGGCGCGAGTCCGGCGACCCTGAAGAGATCGGAGGTCTCCTCTACGATCTCGGCAGCCACGTCGTCGACCAGGCCCTCGTCCTGTTCGGCCCGGCCGTCTCGGTCCACGCGGAGTCCGACGTGCGGCGCGCGGGCGCGGCGGCCGACGACGACACGTTCATCGCGATCACGCACGCGAACGGCGTCCGCTCCCACCTGTACGTCTCCGCGACCACGGCCCAGCTCGGCCCGCGCTTCCGTGTCCTCGGCTCGCAGGCCGGCTATGTGAAGTACGGCCTCGACCCGCAGGAGGCGGTGCTGCGCGAGGGCACGATCCCGGCGGCCGGCGAGCCCTGGGGCGTGGAGCCCGAGTCGATGTGGGGGCGGATCGGTTCCGGTGAGTCGCCGGTGACCGGCGGCGGCCGTGCCGTCGAGACGCTCCCCGGCGCCTACCCCGCGTACTACGCGGCCGTCGCCGCCGCCCTGCGCGGAACCGGCGAGAACCCGGTCACCGCCGAGCAGGCCGCGGCCGCGCTCGACGTCCTGGAGGCGGCCCGCCGCTCGGCCCGCGACGGTGTGACGGTGGCCCTGTGA
- a CDS encoding ROK family transcriptional regulator codes for MNRAYSGVNLAVLRGHNAALVLDLLRTAGDEGISRLELAERTGLTPQGVSKITARLREQGLVTDTGRRASTGGKPRTVLRLMPDAGYAVGLHLDRDELTAVLVDLAGAVVAERRSPLAFGAGGDAVVEAAASEVEALLTDAGADAGGADAGDPGHLDAQEPVHPHPEPPTPRVLGVGVALPGPLDHSSGVLHRVTGFPEWDRFPLRDALAARLGLPVVVDKDTNAAALGLALAGCGDSFAYLHLGTGLGAGLVLGGAPYRGPRTGAGEFGHQVIQLDGPPCGCGNRGCIEALCLAAVAAGSFDEAARVLGEGAANMVGLLDIDLVLLGGRTVAAAEEHFVEGVRAVLGERARRGGTVEVPVLRAPGSESVVVEGAAQLVLAPLFGRAHGHFPANRNDRNLS; via the coding sequence GTGAACAGGGCTTACTCCGGGGTCAATCTGGCGGTGCTGCGAGGCCATAACGCCGCACTCGTACTCGATCTGCTGCGCACGGCGGGTGACGAGGGCATCAGCAGGCTCGAACTGGCCGAGCGCACCGGGCTCACCCCGCAGGGCGTCAGCAAGATCACGGCGCGGCTCAGGGAGCAGGGCCTGGTCACGGACACCGGTCGGCGCGCCTCGACGGGCGGCAAGCCGCGCACCGTCCTGCGCCTCATGCCGGACGCGGGGTACGCGGTCGGGCTGCACCTGGACCGCGACGAACTGACGGCGGTCCTGGTCGACCTCGCGGGCGCGGTCGTCGCCGAACGCCGCTCCCCGCTGGCCTTCGGCGCGGGCGGCGACGCGGTGGTGGAGGCGGCGGCGAGCGAGGTGGAGGCCCTGCTCACGGATGCGGGAGCGGACGCAGGGGGCGCGGATGCCGGAGACCCGGGCCACCTCGACGCGCAGGAGCCCGTACATCCACATCCGGAACCCCCCACCCCCCGCGTCCTCGGCGTGGGCGTCGCCCTGCCCGGTCCCCTCGACCACTCCTCCGGAGTGCTGCACCGCGTCACCGGGTTCCCCGAGTGGGACCGGTTCCCGCTGCGGGACGCGCTCGCGGCGCGGCTCGGGCTCCCCGTGGTCGTGGACAAGGACACCAACGCGGCCGCGCTCGGCCTCGCGCTCGCCGGGTGCGGCGACTCGTTCGCCTACCTCCACCTCGGTACGGGACTCGGCGCCGGACTCGTCCTGGGCGGCGCGCCCTACCGCGGGCCGCGCACCGGAGCGGGCGAATTCGGCCACCAGGTGATCCAGCTGGACGGCCCGCCCTGCGGCTGCGGCAACCGCGGCTGCATCGAGGCGCTGTGCCTCGCGGCGGTCGCCGCCGGTTCCTTCGACGAGGCCGCGCGCGTGCTCGGCGAGGGCGCGGCGAACATGGTCGGCCTCCTCGACATCGACCTCGTCCTGCTCGGCGGTCGCACGGTCGCGGCCGCCGAGGAGCACTTCGTCGAAGGGGTGCGGGCGGTCCTCGGGGAGCGGGCGCGGCGCGGCGGCACGGTGGAGGTCCCGGTCCTGCGCGCGCCAGGGTCGGAGAGCGTGGTCGTCGAGGGCGCGGCCCAGCTGGTCCTCGCACCCCTGTTCGGCCGGGCGCACGGTCACTTCCCGGCCAACCGGAATGACAGAAATCTGAGCTGA